From the genome of Chanodichthys erythropterus isolate Z2021 chromosome 17, ASM2448905v1, whole genome shotgun sequence:
ATGTGATTTCAATGTGGCAGTAAAACAAGCTGGTTTTCAGTATGTGGTTTTCTGAACCCTTTGTGTTGTTGATTCATTGTGCAggtgtttgaaaataaattattcaGGGATTGGCAGGCCATttattttatccaaataagTAACCCTTTTGGCATTGCTTAATTTATccatttgtttaaatattttatctcttgctttgttcatttgtttgttaatttatttgatATCGGGAAATCTAGCGGTAAATGGCCATGCACATCAAAGACAATCTATTACAATAAcgataaagttttaataatctttcaaATTCTGTAAGAATAGGAATGTCCACGACGCAATTATGATAACGACACTGAGGAACAGTAGCactggaatcactttcagagcgtttttttttttttttagctgatgAGCGATAACTTTTACAGCCAGTCAGAATCCACCCaactttaaaaagcatttaaagtgTGAGACGACAAAACTCCATTGCATTCTTACAAAAAACAGTGTAATCATGCATCGGTGTGGACACTAATAAACAGTGTTTGGCGtgacgcattacaagtaactcgaggtacgtaatcagattactttttcaagtaactagtaatgtaacgcattaaATTTCTgagttgctttttcaaatgagTAACACAAGTTTTCGCATTTATTGACTGATATCTCTCCTCTCCCCATGCTGATAAAAATcagtaagtgcagaggtgtcatgtgtgctgtgtaaacatgataattattgtagttctagactaaatgtgagcaggcatttactcatctcacttgcacaaaaacagattcactgttcttcaaaataaataaaatcagtgAAATGCAAAGTCAGAATATTACACAAAATTAAATGCATATAATCTCACTACATTGACCAATGTActtgctgctgaccttcgatgATTCAGTTAAAccataagcaaaaattacttttgatttttttgtttttattggtgAAGTGTTGCATTTTCTTATCCTGAATCCTATTCTTCTGCggtccagaatggcagcacagctgaaaggttcgagctgtgccctctactgtacacGTGTGAATTTGCTTCAGCCTTATTATGtcaattttggtgtgaaagcGTCTTTACATTTGCCccaaaatataactttttttttgcttttaaaaaaaagtaatgcaaaagtaatgtaacgctTTACTTTTCTTAAAATCTAGTTACGTTTtaagggagtaacacaatattgggttacactttattttacagtgctgtagttacattgtaattactcagaTAAGTACTGAATAACTATGAATTAACTActtgtacttactatagagtcacagttagggttaggtttagttacttgtaattagcctttcgccgagccccgccccccttagttactgttgctttgttcgacaagccgtggcgctgtcactccacacgcagtgaaaaatacatcgcggaacaaagaggatactgaccacacatcgacagacaagacagagtaggttacttatgatattaaacaaagtcccagctttcaaaccgtgtagttattaaagaaattcaaacaataaaaacagttttgttgctctttaatgtgtcgtgaccatggtcatgacagattgctgtagatccTCAGCTCAACCGCTCGTAAAAACCGATAATCTCTTCCTAttagtccatgaacatgagaatgaatgttgtttcaaacgcggaaagacgtcaatacacaacattttttcaagtttaactccaccaaggttaatcttttaactactggctgctttgtcggacaaaatggcggatgcggcgttctgattggttagatcgattgtcaatcaaactccgggcgaaaggtcaattatgcataatttactaacGTGTCActatggcactgtaaaataaagtgttacccaatattgtaatgcattacttttcaaagtaactttccccaacactacTAATAAAATTAccattatagttatctttatagttattgttcttggtgtgatcAAGCCTTTATTCTGTTAAAAATGGTTTAGAACacattagcaaccacatagcaacaccctgaaccactcagaacacctgcATAGTAACACCTTGGCAACCACCTGTAAAATCCTAGTAACCCATAGtgacattattaaaaactacACGGAACACTTTAGCAATATAGCAACACTTTAGCCATATGGCAAAAAACTGGCAACCTTATAGCTACTGTATAGTAACTTGCTAAAAACATTCAGAAACCTTATAGCAATGTCCtggcaaccacctagaacaACTTTTGTTCGGAGAAGCGCGATTCATTTTCTTCAAATGCAAACATTTAGTTTGTCTTTTTTCACAGAATCCATACAGCTTTGACCAGACTCCAACCACGCAGACTGATGGTATGGCATCAATGCATCCCATGCGAGGCCACAAAGGGCCATCTCAGCGACGTGGACAGGCATCGTTACCGCCCCAGTGTCTTCATCCTCAGCAGTCGGGAACAGAACTCCTGGAGCGCTTCCTGGAAAAGCCAGAGCTGGTGGTGGTGGAGCAGCCAAAGGAGCGTGGCATGCGATTTCGCTATGAGTGCGAAGGACGATCAGCGGGCAGCATCCTTGGAGCCTCCAGCACTGACTCCAGCAAAACCTTGCCTGCTATTGAAGTAAGTCAAAGGAAGAACTTTTGACAAGGGTGCTAATGAATGAGCTGGAGCTGGATTTTTATCATCTTATTAGACCATGTTAACTTCTCATTTAATTTCCATTGTCCATTCATATTTTTCCATTTACATGAATTTGAAATTAATTTGAGCACCTTATTTGATGTAGTGGGTGCGTCTGGAATGCACCGACTATCCCAAGACACTGGGGCTTCCCCCATTATGGTTTTGTGGTGTTATATGTGAAATCAAGTTAAACTTGTCAGTGCAGTTAAAAATGAAATCTCCCTGGAGAGGTGTGCGATGCGTGGGCTCTGACGGAGGGAATTACCTTTAAACCACACAAATAAACATATTCACCAGTCATTTTTGCCATTGACAAAATGTCCATACATGGGTACTTTCAACAAAGGAGCCTGTGCCAACAATGCAAGCACAAAGAACCCATGCAACCAGTGTtctaaaaacaaaagtaaaactTTATTTCATCTTTTTACCTATTTTTAGATTCAAGGCCCAATTGATAATATCAAGAAAGTGATGGTCACAGTGTCTCTTGTGACAAAGGATATCCCTTACCGCCCACACCCACACTGCTTGGTTGGCAAAGACTGTTCAGATGGCATCTGTGTCATCCACATCAATCCCCACAACGCTCGTCGACACAGGTATTTTTCTGTTATGCTCAATTTTTTGGGAGATTGCATGCTTAGCAGAACGTGATCTTAGtgtaaaaatgttatttccTGCCTGAGTATGTTGGTGTTTTCCAGCTTTGCCAATCTGGGCATCCAGTGTGTGCGGAGGAAGGAACTTGATGCCTCACTGAAGAGGAGGAGGGAAAAGAAAATCGATCCTTTTAACAGTGAGTTGTTGAATTATATTGCAGGCTCACTAGCTGGGTTTCCATTACAGATTTGTGCAATACTTTTGCAATATTTTAGTATGCAATAtgtagataaaaaaataaactattgTGAAATGACAGCATTTCCATTAACTGATGTTATTCGACCTCTCGTGATAAGTCTTTCCAAAAATCATGACAACGGTTGTCAGTAAGTTTAAGTATATCGCAGCCACTGCACTAGCCATTATGTTTAACCAAAGAAGGCGTAGGTGTGTTATCCAAGCATTTATGGCAAGGAAATCCCCTTATACTTGGCAGTGGCCACGTATGAGGGTTTTCTGGGTGTTTCTCCCTCTTATCTTGATAAATTGTTGCCTGTATTTGTTGTTTAGAATCCAGTATTCCCGTAATTCATTTGTCTTTTGTGAGTTTAACAAAGAACTTTGTCTCGTCTTCTGTTCAGACATACCACACCATCTTTAAAGAATGATTGACTTTTACATACGCCAGGTGACCTGTAAATATGGGAGTTTTTGCCAAATTGACGTGTTTCCATTGGGTGTATTCGCAATTTCAATTTGCGCAGTTTAAAGGGTAATGGAAATGCAGCCAATGAACAGAAATGGAACGTCATATACAAGTAGCAACTCTCTACGCGACATGAAGTGCACTTGACCATCATGTTGCTAAGTTAACAGCACAATACTCCAAGCATAAAATACATATTCAgttcaagtttatttgtatagtgcttttcacaatacatcttgtttcaaagcagctttacagaaaatgcttgttgacacttgacatttgacttgacattcgatattcaacagtattcttgacatttgatattcaacagtgctttaatctgcctgcattgacactattctttaagagctgctgtgcagccaaattatacaccagttatcactgtaaagctgctttgacacaatctgcattgtagaaagtgctatataaataaaggtgacttgacttgacttgattatACATATTAGGTAAATTagcaaatttttttatttatcaatttttGTCACTGAGGTCAATACCATATTCTCattaggttttggaacaggTTCTAATAACGCTGTAGCTGAGTATGAACATCTGTTCAATGTTTTTATCTTGTTCTCCCCCAGCGGGCCACTCTAAGAGCATTGAGGACATGGACATGAACGTGGTGAGATTGTGTTTCCAGTGTGAGCTGGAACGAAAGGACGGAGACAGGATGCCCCTTGCCCCTGTGGTTTCCAACCCCATCTACGACAAGAGTAAGAGCATGATATATGTTAGGCCAAAAACATACTCTACCTAATTGCTTAGTTTGGTTCCTGGgagataatttttgtttttttgtctggtTAGAGGCGACCACAACAGCAGAGCTGAAAATCAATCGGCTTAATGTGGTCAGAGGCCCCTGCACAGGAAAAACTGAAATTTACATGCTCTGTGACAAAGTGCAGAAAGGTAAATGAACTTGAAAGGCACATTTAATTGCTCAGATTCCTATTACATCTCACTATGATGCTATTTTTTGACATAACTGTTGGACTAAAAGGATTAATTTGTATATCTGGAAACCTCCATAGATGACATTGAGATAATCTTCAGCACGGAGGACTGGGAGGGCAAGGCTGAGTTTGCTCAGACAGATGTCCACAGACAAATCGCCATTGTCTTCAAGTCTCCACCATTCAGGGAGCAGAATATATCTGAAGAGGTGGAGGTCAACGTGTGTCTACGCCGCATGTCTGACCGGATGGACAGCGAGCCTGTCAAGTTTACCTATGTTCCAGACAACGCAGGTGAGTTATCAGACATGGGTGAATGTTGTGAGGAATTTATTGTCAAAATCAAAAGATaaagatattattattattattaaattaatgttatCCCATTAAAGACACTGGGATAGGCTCCAGCATCCTTGCGACTCTACAGAGCATAAGCGGTTTAGAGAATGAATGGATGACtatttatattaaatctttagaggtttttcttcttctatcaagataaacaaatataaaaagtatTACAAAATCTACCACAATAtaaacactactgttcaaaagtttggggtgagTAAGATTTGTGAgagaagtctcttttgctcagcaaggctgcatttatttgatcaaaatgcagtctttttgtgaaatattattacaatttaaaataactgttttttttattttaatatattttaaaatgtaatttatttctgtgatgcaaagctgaattttcagcatcattacgccggtcttcagtgtcatcaatctaatatgctgatttgttgcttaAGATACATTTGTTATCATTGTTGAAAAAAATTGTACTGCATAATTTTTTTGAGAAacaatgatatatatttttccaggattctttaatgaatataaagttcagaagaacaacatttatttgaaataaaaattgaaatctttattatcatttttgatcaatttaacgaTCGCAAGCTTTtgagctattttttttttttagcattatgATAGAGATTTTAGCTGAGTCATATGGTAGAAAAGATTTTCAAAAGTCCTAGAAATGTTCGTTATGTGGGGCTTTTAAGGTGCTTGTTTAAAAGTAGTGGCATACAAAAGCAGACCAGTAGGATGGATAACTGAAGCCAAAAGCCTCAGATTGAGATATGAATCATCTTCTCTCTTGTCTAGTTTCTAAAATATTGCAAAAGAAGGCGTGTCACCATGTCAGTTATTCAAGGGGATTTATAAATAGGCAGCATTATGCTAGTTTAAACTGAAAGTATGCATGAGGAAACTCTAATGCTTCATAAAAGGTCTTCTATTGTctacagaacacaaatgattcTTTTATAATCTCTGCCTTTTTATCCAGTGCCATCGCATGCTCATGTCACCCTATAACACTGAAGGGAGGTTAATTTGATTTACACTTTTGGTCTGCAGATCCCTACGGAGTGAACCgcaagaggaaaataaaatcggACACAGCGTTCAGCGAGCCGTGCAGCGTTCCTCAAAGTAAGGATGTTTTTGAAAGGAAACTGACACCTTAATATCATTCTCTGAAACTTTGTTGACTACATCAGTGTTTTATCTTCCCTGCTTCCTCAGGTCAAGACATCATCGTGAACGAACCCAGCATGCCACAGCATTTTGACCCGTTCTACGCTCTTCCCGATTGTAACATTCCCAATGCTTCCATGCCAATCACTGTTCCAGATGGAGGCATCCACATGCAATCCCAGGGCATGGAGGAAATTCACTATAATGAAGACTTTAAACAAGAGGACAGTTGTATTAGCATGGACCCAGAGGCTTTGGAAACCTTCTTCCAAGGCATTTCCCAGTGCTTGATTCAGCCAGGTTCAGAGCAGCTTTTAAGTCAGATCCTTGATTTCAACTTAAGTTTTGATGGCACAGATACAAACTCAAACGTCAACCAAACTATGATAAACATGGCTTCTATAAATGACGCACACTTCAGTCAGATGGTGAATGAGAATCAGGCCTATCCAGCAGATCTGGAGAACATCGAAGGCCTCGTTTTCTCCCCCGTGAAGAGCGAGAATGACCTAGAGCATTGAAAACCACTGTGGACTGACTATTGAGACTTTGgacatacagtcactgctgacTATAAAATCATTTCGGACCAGgaaaagactaagtcaaacttGTGACTGACTGCCAAACCTGTTCAGTTGGTACTATGACTTCCAGTTTTGGTAATCTGTGCATACTAATGAAGTAAATCACCTTCTCAGCAGCTGGTCTTGAAAATGGACAGTAAACCGAGGCTGACGAAAGGCAGGAGAAGCATGTAGTCATTGCATTTCTAGTAAAAAGGGAGCAACTAATGCTGCTCAAACTGCTTGTAATGTGCCTGTTATGAAATGTGTCTGTCATTTTGCTAATTTATTTAAGCCATTAGTATCGAGTAGATGGCCCCAGACCCTAAATTCactaaaatatttaagtgttatatatgtatttgttttGAACATTTCTGAGCAGTTCAACCATAGAGGAATTTCAATGAACAGCATTAAGGGGACAAAATTAGACATGATTCTGAAGTAGCAGTTGGATTCATTCATGTAGGTCATACCAATCTGACACCATGTTCAAGCTAGATGTGACGCGCGAAGTGATTAaaaccccctttttttttttttcgtctaaTCATCAACAATTAAAATCCACCACCAAATCCTCTGCCCATTGCTGGCCATTAGTAGTTCCTAATAAAAAACATAGTGTCTAATCATGATATCTGGTTAACCAGTTAGCACTATGCTAAGCTGTAAGTGTccacaaagactatagaataatgCTGctttcacgtcacctcgtatttaccggattcttgaaatgacaacacgtgatgttatattcggagctgttcacgtcctcagacTGGGagttatgcgtttccatggcaccactatcaacgcctaaatgaatctacagcggtcaggtggtacagcggccacgtggtacatgtgggagctttcagaaaactcccagcttacaagctgtaattacgagctctatgaggacgtgaacgctttttacaagttagaatctcgtaactacaggaattacgaggccacgtgaacgcaccttaacacaagacgtgtcactcttgggagccaatcgccgactggtaaagtcatcgcgtcacttcagcggccgttagaatcaccggtttctatagaaacagtcagacgcgcatttaggtctgcgcatgcgcattagcttgatccagcctgaaatatagttttttttttttttcatgatttgagcgtttagaaactaaatttatgagccggttgttgttagatttcattggtgatttcagaTATGAAATTTAATAGTAAGGTttgcgaacagttttggagaatttgatgtttccccattcaaagtgATTTgaatgatgcccaggatgcccgagaggcgtttcaaagatggctgccgagtgaaatgacttgtcttaaagggactttggtgtccattcacacaaaatgtgtttttgcattcTTATGAGTTGCTTTTCCATTGTTGTTCTCTGTAAACATGCGATAGATTGAGGTTTGATTGTTGCGTTCGCAGCTTGCTTCATTTGGAGCATCTTGTGCATGGcaaaaatgcattctgtgtgaaAGTCTCCTTGACTTGCTAACTGAAATTTTAGTTTTCTTACTTAAACCGCAAAGAAAGGGAAAtgtttcatttgaatttgtctgGCTTTGGTTGTATAGTATCATATGTAATGTGAAATGCATTATGTTCATGACATCTCTAATCAGGCACCTAAAAATGGTTTCAGCCAATGGAATTACTTTGGTGTATAAGGGGATTGGATTCTGTTGGGGACTAGTATTTTGCACGAACACAATTAGGTACTTTAATCAAACAGTTAGCTGCTATCATACAAATAGTTTAAACAAGATTCATTCAATCGATGTCAATGTGAATACACCTTAAGGTTTGTGAAGAGCAATTTTGAGtgttattgctttttttttggttagccccgcccactgagAAAATGTAATTGGTCTAAAATTCCAAATTAGTTGtatattaaacatcaaatatGTTCTTATTGGCTGCATTTTTGCTTTCACTGGAAACTTGTCTGGTTACGTCATGCTGTGAAGTTATACAGGAAACTGAAATGAATGTTGTCAAAACGAGTCAGTGGCAAAAAGATTTTAGCGCTTTTATCTGTGTTGTAACTACATTTAAGTGCACATCAACATTGAAGGAAGCTGGATTCACAATCTTAATCATTTCGTTCatttatacacacatatatatatataatgtctgTAATACTGCTGTGGTTCTAATTGTGCTGTGTAAAAATCCTCCAAATATTGTCGCTTTATGCTTCTTATAGTGTTGTTGcagtttatattaaaattatgtgttttgaaaatatgaatattttgacTCCCATTTGGTTGTCCCCATGTTAGTCACCGGATGAATCATAATTTCTTCCTATCTTGAGAGTAGGCAAAAGTCTACGGCCAAAGTCCAACCAAATCAACCCTGCAAACTCTTGATTTTACGTGTGTTTCCCGATTCAACATACACAAGGGAACCAGATAATGAAGTGCAGTCACTTCCTCATTCACTAGTGTTATTGCTGTGCTTTGTTGCACTTCTCTGATACTATATATAGTGTTCAAAACAATAGCCACACACATTGAACCTGTCACAATCTCTGATAAAATAGCCTCCCACAGTTTTTCACTTAACTTTATTTAGACATGATTCTCAAATGGTTCTGTttttaaaagttcatttttttcattatgaCCTAATATCTGAAAATGTCTGTTTTAACAAAGGATGTGTGTGTAGAGCTCTCGTGACAAGTGATTTCCCACACCCGTCCACATGACTCATGACCCTTAAAACTACTAATGTTAGCagcgtgctctctctctctctctctgtgtgtgtgtgtgtgtgtgtgtatatatatatatatcgcaaCTTCAGACTAACAAGCTTTAGGGAAATTATGCCTCACAGAAAGTCCAGTATTGGGCAATAGTTCCATACTGTAATTAAGTATGTGGCGCCAAAAGTAAACAGAAAATTTGCACTCATAAAATAACTAGttgcattaattatttttgtaatgtaaatttataaatgtaatttttttttggagTGTAGAGTGTAACCTAATACTATCGTAGGCCTACTGCTTACTGAACGCAGTATCTCACGAGCAAGACTGCTTTCATCACAAAAAATGTGACATATATTTTATACACTTTTAAATCAAAAGGTTAATGAGCAACTTACAAATTTAGACCTAATATTGCCACTTACTTGTGTATATTTTCTTCTTTCACCGCCAACTATCCAGACGAAGTCAAAGTAAAATCAACCGTCGAGTCTCTGCGCAGCAAACGCAGCAATGGCTCTTCGTTCCAATCTTTGAactgagtgaatgattcaacgagtcattcataaatacagtcaCTTGTCGGTTGTCGCTACCCACTGACGTAAACATATTTTCAGTGACCAGAACTAGCTGTTGTTTAATGTGCAATACCAATGAAAGGAAACCGTCTAAATGTGaatatcttaaattgtaaactgtataataataaacatcCTCATTATGTTGCATCAGGTTCAGAtggttataaaaaaataaccgTTGGAATGTTCTGTATAaattctacggaagaggattagggccaggcaataaaaaaaataaaaccatctcgagattaaagttgttaaatttcgagaaaaaagtcgttaactttcaagaaaaagtcgagataaaatgttgagaataaactcattaaattacgagaaaaaaactcgttaaattttgagaaaaaactcgttaaattatgagaaaaatgtcgttaaattgagaaaaaagtcgagataaaatgttgagaataaactcgttaaattacgacattttatcttgactttttttctcgaattttaacatttttctcataatttaacaaatttgttctcgtaatttaagttttttcttgtaatttaatgactttattctcagcattttatctcaacttttttctcgaaatttaacaagttttttctcgaaatttaacaactttaatcttgagatgattttatttttttattattgcttggccctaatcctcttctgtaaaatTCTCAttatgtttccacaaaaaataaataagtaaataaatatatatataaataaaatagaacCTAAAAAGAACATTAGGAGTTGGTTTCTTAAAAAATTATGCTGTTCCAGTTTCCAAACACAGTCAGAAAATAAGATATTCCAGTCAGACTGGAAAAAATGCATCTCTGAATGAATTTATTAAGTATAAATGACATATTTACAGAATACAAGCACATAGTTGATGGTGAtgttaatacaaaataaatacattattgtTTATTGTTCAGACTGTatgacagacagagagaatGGCAGGGAAGAAAACAGTCATCATTTTTTCTCCACAATCTGAGGCTCTGAGAGCTTCTTAATGGTGAGCTCCTCCACAAACTTCTTCACCAAACTCTTGTGAAGAGGCTCTGGAtcctgagaaagaaaaaaacggAGTGAGATTGCTCAGATGACAGTGAGCGGATATGCATTTATATTCCCGTTCATTTCATTACCTTCTTTTCCAGTAGTCTCTGTTTCTCTACTGCTTCCTCTAGACTCAAACCCACCCATTCAGCCTCCTCCTCTGGGATCTCAAACTGCTGCTTTTAAGAAATGTGAGAAAGGCAAATGGAGGAAAACACACAGGCTGATTATCAACACCATAGGCTGCAAATATACATCTCGTAATCAACTCAACTCACCTTGTAGCGGTTGTAGATTTTCTCCCCGCGAGATGGATCATCGGGAAACAGATCCGTGTCTTTCCGCGCCAGACGTAAAAGCATCGCACGTTTTAGATCCATTCCGAACTTGGAGTTCAAATCTTGCTTTGGGGTCTGCTTTAAAAGAAATACACACAagatatggaccaaattttgcTGTAAACTTTTCTCGTATAAATCGTTAAAAATGGATTTCTATCTGAACTGTTACAGTACATTGAACTGAATGACACTTTACacaaaaaatcttttacaattTACATAGAAATGTAATCTGAttgcatttcatacacaataaaatataaaaatatatacatattctaTGTTTAGAAAATGACATTTTGTACAATAAcgtaatttaataataaatataaaatagtatttttaaatataataaaatatcttttcttttttttttttttacaatatattacataaaaatatattttatttttttatttatatacaattatcctattttttttaaaataataaaacataccAAATGCCACAAACTTTTAAAGATTAAATTAaggatttaattttttaatatagtaataaatatacaataaataaaactattttaaacattaaatattacatttataaacataatattatataaaaatattgtaatttttgtaaaataataaacatactGAATGCCACAGACTTTTAAGGACttcataattttttaatatagtaataaatatacaataaataaaactattttaaacattaCATATTACACTATaaacataatattatataaaaatattgtaatttttgacaaataataaaacaaataataataaaataataaaacataccAAATGCCACAGACTTTAAGGacttcatatatttttttaatatagtaataaatatgcaataaataaaactattttaaacattaaatattacattataaacataatattatataaaattattgtaatttttgtaaaataataaaacacactAAATGCCACAAACTTGTGAGGATTCTCACCTTCAGAATGTAGAAGTCGAAGCCAAAAGCGGCATCAATGAGGTCCAGGGTGCGAGCTGTGACTGTTACGGTGAACTTTTGGTCGAGGATCTCACTGTACAGCTCTCTGCTAAACAACTGTGGCTTCCAGGTTTTGCGCAGTCTTGTAGAGAGCTGATGCGAT
Proteins encoded in this window:
- the mrpl28 gene encoding 39S ribosomal protein L28, mitochondrial isoform X2 translates to MPLHKYPPKIWEALKLQTGIYSRLPQHYLRSLQDTTPPTPVHWKPLGVKYRVNPETGHRERVQDVPIPVYYPPESQDGLWGGEGWVSGFRYAKGDKLSTRLRKTWKPQLFSRELYSEILDQKFTVTVTARTLDLIDAAFGFDFYILKQTPKQDLNSKFGMDLKRAMLLRLARKDTDLFPDDPSRGEKIYNRYKQFEIPEEEAEWVGLSLEEAVEKQRLLEKKDPEPLHKSLVKKFVEELTIKKLSEPQIVEKK
- the mrpl28 gene encoding 39S ribosomal protein L28, mitochondrial isoform X4; this translates as MPLHKYPPKIWEALKLQTGIYSRLPQHYLRSLQDTTPPTPVHWKPLGVKYRVNPETGHRERVQDVPIPVYYPPESQDGLWGGEGWVSGFRYAKGDKLSTRLRKTWKPQLFSRELYSEILDQKFTVTVTARTLDLIDAAFGFDFYILKTPKQDLNSKFGMDLKRAMLLRLARKDTDLFPDDPSRGEKIYNRYKQFEIPEEEAEWVGLSLEEAVEKQRLLEKKDPEPLHKSLVKKFVEELTIKKLSEPQIVEKK
- the relb gene encoding transcription factor RelB; translated protein: MRDMSIQNGTAENGALDLDLINEYLLEKTTKAPSQPTLPGPPPPPPEDQDIQPADPPPRSRRSATVLVSRGAGPHTSLSDVKVKPTNPYSFDQTPTTQTDGMASMHPMRGHKGPSQRRGQASLPPQCLHPQQSGTELLERFLEKPELVVVEQPKERGMRFRYECEGRSAGSILGASSTDSSKTLPAIEIQGPIDNIKKVMVTVSLVTKDIPYRPHPHCLVGKDCSDGICVIHINPHNARRHSFANLGIQCVRRKELDASLKRRREKKIDPFNTGHSKSIEDMDMNVVRLCFQCELERKDGDRMPLAPVVSNPIYDKKATTTAELKINRLNVVRGPCTGKTEIYMLCDKVQKDDIEIIFSTEDWEGKAEFAQTDVHRQIAIVFKSPPFREQNISEEVEVNVCLRRMSDRMDSEPVKFTYVPDNADPYGVNRKRKIKSDTAFSEPCSVPQSQDIIVNEPSMPQHFDPFYALPDCNIPNASMPITVPDGGIHMQSQGMEEIHYNEDFKQEDSCISMDPEALETFFQGISQCLIQPGSEQLLSQILDFNLSFDGTDTNSNVNQTMINMASINDAHFSQMVNENQAYPADLENIEGLVFSPVKSENDLEH
- the mrpl28 gene encoding 39S ribosomal protein L28, mitochondrial isoform X3; its protein translation is MPLHKYPPKIWEALKLQTGIYSRLPQHYLRSLQDTTPPTPVHWKPLGVKYRVNPETGHRERVQDVPIPVYYPPESQDGLWGGEGWVSGFRYAKGDKLSTRLRKTWKPQLFSRELYSEILDQKFTVTVTARTLDLIDAAFGFDFYILKTPKQDLNSKFGMDLKRAMLLRLARKDTDLFPDDPSRGEKIYNRYKQQFEIPEEEAEWVGLSLEEAVEKQRLLEKKDPEPLHKSLVKKFVEELTIKKLSEPQIVEKK
- the mrpl28 gene encoding 39S ribosomal protein L28, mitochondrial isoform X1, whose product is MPLHKYPPKIWEALKLQTGIYSRLPQHYLRSLQDTTPPTPVHWKPLGVKYRVNPETGHRERVQDVPIPVYYPPESQDGLWGGEGWVSGFRYAKGDKLSTRLRKTWKPQLFSRELYSEILDQKFTVTVTARTLDLIDAAFGFDFYILKQTPKQDLNSKFGMDLKRAMLLRLARKDTDLFPDDPSRGEKIYNRYKQQFEIPEEEAEWVGLSLEEAVEKQRLLEKKDPEPLHKSLVKKFVEELTIKKLSEPQIVEKK